The following proteins are encoded in a genomic region of Micromonospora olivasterospora:
- a CDS encoding MBL fold metallo-hydrolase, translating to MTWFGISNWHYQIGELGILLDGAVGFPAREPNPEVVQKVREALLKKGTIDYVLLGHLHGDHSVDTPEWVKQAGATLIASANACAEAEAYGVPAYRLRPVEGGETFRLSPPHVEMHVVKWVHSVGSVSRFPPTVALKRSAFCSRFRPLARS from the coding sequence ATGACGTGGTTCGGCATCAGCAACTGGCACTATCAGATCGGGGAACTCGGCATCCTGCTCGATGGCGCCGTGGGTTTCCCCGCCAGGGAGCCGAATCCGGAAGTCGTGCAGAAGGTCCGCGAGGCCCTGCTCAAGAAGGGCACGATTGACTACGTGCTGCTCGGTCACCTCCATGGAGACCACTCGGTGGACACTCCCGAGTGGGTCAAGCAGGCGGGGGCAACGCTGATTGCCTCGGCGAACGCATGTGCCGAAGCGGAGGCCTACGGGGTGCCCGCGTACAGGCTGCGCCCGGTCGAGGGTGGCGAAACGTTCCGGCTGAGCCCCCCCCATGTGGAGATGCACGTAGTGAAGTGGGTGCACAGCGTGGGGTCGGTGAGTCGATTCCCGCCGACGGTGGCACTGAAACGTTCGGCTTTCTGCTCAAGATTCAGGCCCCTGGCAAGGTCTTGA
- a CDS encoding SAM-dependent methyltransferase, producing the protein MDVFVPHSARVYDWWLGGKDNFAADRAMGAAMIEAIPTLPSMAKENRRFVHRVARYLVTEAGIRQFIDIGTGIPTRPNLHEVAQAIAPETRVVYVDNDPIVLAHARALMISSEQGRSEYIHADLRRPEQILADARLTDTLDLGRPVALTLIAVLMLLSDEDDPMGRLATLMRALPSGSYLAITHPTQEFNPAEMNAAVAAATRGGMTLVPRTRAEVERFFDGWKLVEPGVVPVRAWRPDDGDPADPKSAYYWAGLARKP; encoded by the coding sequence GTGGACGTCTTCGTCCCGCACTCGGCCAGGGTCTACGACTGGTGGCTCGGCGGGAAGGACAACTTCGCGGCCGACCGGGCGATGGGCGCCGCCATGATCGAGGCGATCCCCACGCTCCCGTCCATGGCGAAGGAGAACCGGCGCTTCGTCCACCGGGTCGCCCGCTACCTCGTCACCGAGGCCGGAATCCGCCAGTTCATCGACATCGGCACCGGGATCCCCACCAGGCCCAACCTGCACGAGGTGGCCCAGGCGATCGCCCCCGAGACGCGCGTGGTCTACGTCGACAACGACCCCATCGTCCTGGCGCACGCCCGGGCGCTGATGATCAGCAGCGAGCAGGGGCGCAGCGAGTACATCCACGCCGACCTGCGCCGGCCCGAGCAGATCCTCGCCGACGCCCGCCTCACCGACACCCTCGACCTGGGCCGGCCCGTGGCGCTCACGCTCATCGCGGTGCTCATGCTGCTGAGCGACGAGGACGACCCCATGGGCAGGCTCGCCACCCTGATGCGCGCCCTGCCCTCCGGCAGCTACCTGGCGATCACCCACCCGACCCAGGAGTTCAACCCGGCGGAGATGAACGCCGCGGTCGCCGCCGCGACCCGGGGCGGCATGACGCTGGTGCCGCGCACCCGCGCCGAGGTGGAGCGGTTCTTCGACGGATGGAAACTGGTCGAGCCGGGCGTCGTACCCGTCAGGGCGTGGCGGCCGGACGACGGGGACCCGGCCGACCCGAAGTCCGCCTACTACTGGGCCGGCCTCGCCCGCAAGCCCTGA
- a CDS encoding IS110 family transposase has translation MGVPEQIEDEEHEQRLERVAAIDVAKASGKVCTRVPHESKAGSRVTLVWDVAATTNAICELAAHLVEQRIERVVLESTSDYWRPFFYLLEAAGLCVWLVNASDVKQVSGRPKTDKLDAVWLAKLNERGMLRPSFVPPADIRRLRDYTRLRLDLTRDRTRNKQRMEKLLEDALIKLSTVATDIFGKSGRDMIEALIAGNNDPKQLAALARGRMRVKHAALLQALDGRFDAHHADLARILLDQVDRLDTQIQRLTTTIDELIAAMPTAAASDQAPTDTGGGGSEQQPTTTLPVIARLDEVPGIAKHTAQVIIAELGLDMAQFPTAGHLVSWAKLSPRTIQSGARQRGGKTGKGNPYLKGILGEAAAAAAKTDTFLGERYRRLVKRRGKLKALVAVARSILVIVWHLLADPTIRFRDLGPDFHTRRVNTDRKIRSLVHQLEILGHTVSLQPAA, from the coding sequence ATGGGAGTCCCCGAGCAGATCGAGGACGAGGAGCATGAGCAGCGACTGGAACGGGTCGCCGCGATCGATGTGGCCAAGGCATCCGGGAAGGTGTGCACCCGCGTGCCGCATGAGTCGAAGGCCGGCAGCCGGGTCACCCTGGTGTGGGATGTGGCGGCCACTACCAACGCGATCTGCGAGTTGGCCGCGCACCTGGTCGAGCAGCGCATCGAGCGGGTCGTCCTGGAGTCGACGTCGGATTATTGGCGGCCGTTCTTCTACCTGTTGGAGGCCGCCGGGCTGTGCGTGTGGCTGGTCAACGCCAGCGACGTCAAGCAGGTCTCCGGCCGGCCGAAAACGGACAAGCTGGACGCGGTGTGGCTGGCGAAGCTCAACGAGCGGGGCATGCTGCGCCCCTCGTTCGTGCCCCCGGCGGACATCCGTCGGCTGCGGGACTACACCCGGCTGCGGCTGGACCTGACCCGCGACCGGACCCGCAACAAGCAGCGCATGGAAAAACTCCTGGAGGACGCGCTGATCAAACTGTCGACGGTGGCCACCGACATCTTCGGCAAGTCGGGCCGGGACATGATCGAGGCGTTGATCGCCGGGAACAACGACCCGAAGCAGTTGGCCGCGCTGGCCCGGGGCCGGATGCGGGTCAAACACGCAGCTCTGCTCCAGGCCTTGGACGGCCGCTTCGACGCCCACCACGCCGACCTGGCCCGGATCCTGCTCGACCAGGTCGACAGGCTCGACACCCAGATCCAGCGGCTGACCACCACCATCGATGAACTGATCGCGGCGATGCCCACCGCCGCAGCAAGCGACCAGGCACCCACCGACACCGGCGGTGGCGGATCCGAGCAGCAGCCCACCACCACCCTGCCGGTGATCGCGCGGCTGGACGAGGTACCCGGCATCGCCAAGCACACCGCCCAGGTCATCATCGCCGAACTCGGCCTGGACATGGCCCAGTTCCCCACCGCGGGGCACCTGGTGTCCTGGGCAAAACTGTCCCCGCGCACGATCCAGTCCGGGGCCAGACAGCGCGGCGGGAAGACCGGCAAGGGCAACCCGTATCTCAAAGGAATCCTCGGGGAGGCCGCCGCCGCGGCCGCGAAAACCGACACATTCCTCGGTGAGCGGTACCGGCGCCTGGTCAAACGCCGAGGAAAACTCAAAGCCCTGGTCGCCGTCGCCAGATCCATCCTGGTCATCGTCTGGCACCTGCTGGCCGACCCCACCATCCGGTTCCGTGACCTGGGCCCGGACTTCCACACCCGTCGCGTCAACACCGACCGCAAAATCCGAAGCCTGGTCCACCAACTCGAAATCCTCGGCCACACCGTCAGCCTGCAACCCGCCGCCTAA
- a CDS encoding IS110 family transposase, whose translation MLFVGDDWAEDHHDVEVQDEHGRALRTARLPEGVEGMARFHELVAGFLPDDATPSQVLVCIETDRGPWVRALIAAGYQVYGVNPKQAARHRELMSVSGAKSDKADAHALADMVRTRRHQLRQVAADSDIAEAVKVVARAHQTLIWERTRHTLRLRAALREYFPAALHAYQPLTLTGADTLELLAKAPTPAAAAKLSVAQISAALKRARRRDIAAKATAIQQALRTAHLGQPEIVTGAYAATVRATVAVLTTLNAEIRTMEGQVEAHFGQHPDAEVYLSQPGIGTVLGARVLAEFGDAAGRYTDAKSRKNYAGTAPITRQSGKTKTVHARFVHNDRLVDALHVQAGAAILHDTAVRAYYDELRARDVSHNAALRQIGNRLVGILHGCLKTKTRYNQATAWSHRATTPIAA comes from the coding sequence GTGCTGTTTGTCGGCGATGACTGGGCGGAAGATCATCACGATGTGGAGGTACAGGACGAGCACGGCCGGGCATTGCGTACCGCCCGGCTGCCGGAGGGCGTGGAGGGTATGGCCCGCTTCCATGAACTGGTCGCCGGGTTCCTGCCCGACGACGCCACGCCGTCGCAGGTGCTGGTGTGTATCGAGACCGACCGCGGGCCGTGGGTACGGGCGTTGATCGCGGCCGGCTACCAGGTTTACGGGGTCAACCCGAAGCAAGCCGCCCGGCATCGGGAGCTGATGTCGGTCTCGGGTGCCAAGAGCGACAAGGCCGACGCGCACGCCCTGGCCGACATGGTCCGCACCCGCCGCCACCAGTTGCGGCAGGTCGCTGCGGACTCCGACATCGCTGAGGCGGTCAAGGTCGTCGCCAGGGCGCACCAGACGCTGATCTGGGAACGCACTCGGCACACCCTGCGGCTACGGGCCGCGCTACGCGAGTACTTCCCCGCCGCGCTGCACGCCTACCAGCCGCTGACGCTCACCGGCGCAGACACCCTGGAGCTGCTGGCCAAGGCCCCGACACCGGCGGCTGCCGCGAAGCTGAGCGTGGCGCAGATCAGCGCCGCGCTCAAGCGAGCCCGCCGGCGTGACATCGCGGCCAAAGCGACCGCGATCCAGCAGGCCCTGCGCACCGCGCACCTGGGCCAGCCCGAGATCGTCACCGGCGCGTACGCGGCGACCGTGCGCGCCACGGTGGCGGTCCTGACCACCCTCAACGCCGAGATCCGCACCATGGAAGGCCAGGTCGAGGCGCATTTTGGCCAGCACCCGGACGCTGAGGTGTACCTCAGCCAGCCCGGCATCGGCACAGTCCTCGGCGCCCGGGTGCTCGCAGAATTCGGTGACGCTGCTGGCCGCTACACCGACGCCAAATCGCGCAAGAACTACGCCGGCACCGCCCCCATCACCCGCCAATCCGGCAAGACCAAAACCGTGCACGCCCGATTCGTCCACAACGACCGGCTCGTCGACGCCCTGCACGTCCAAGCCGGCGCCGCGATCCTGCACGACACCGCCGTGCGCGCCTACTACGACGAACTCCGCGCCCGCGACGTCAGCCACAACGCCGCCCTACGCCAGATCGGCAACCGCCTCGTCGGCATCCTGCACGGCTGCCTCAAAACCAAAACCCGCTACAACCAGGCCACCGCGTGGTCACACCGAGCCACCACACCCATCGCCGCTTGA
- a CDS encoding NADP-dependent oxidoreductase: MRAVAVANYSAQPTIMELPDPRAGHGEVLVGIRAAGVNPIDLSIANGEWAARGADARFPLIMGIDMAGVVEAAGEHVTRFAPGDAVFGQLFLPPLGSTGTYAEQVAVPEEANLARVPPGMDLETAAALPTAGGTALNIADGLGPLPGETVLVVGAAGGVGSFLTQLLAASGARVLTVARADAADRLRAYGAAENFDRAAVSVPDAVGAACPDGIGVLVDLASEAPAFAELATLVRVGGTALSTRYAADVDDLAEYGISGINFRVNMTPDLLARLADAVVTGQVAGPPIRTVRLDDVPSLLGRPSVGAAGDKIVVLPGG, encoded by the coding sequence GTGCGAGCCGTGGCGGTCGCGAACTACAGTGCGCAGCCGACGATCATGGAACTTCCCGACCCCCGGGCGGGGCACGGGGAGGTGCTGGTCGGGATCCGGGCGGCCGGCGTCAACCCGATCGACCTGTCCATCGCCAACGGAGAATGGGCGGCCCGCGGCGCGGACGCGAGGTTTCCCCTGATCATGGGCATCGACATGGCCGGGGTCGTCGAGGCCGCCGGCGAGCACGTGACCCGGTTCGCGCCCGGCGACGCGGTGTTCGGCCAACTGTTCCTCCCGCCCCTCGGATCGACCGGAACGTACGCCGAGCAGGTGGCGGTGCCCGAGGAGGCGAACCTTGCGCGGGTGCCGCCCGGCATGGACCTGGAGACCGCCGCGGCGCTGCCCACCGCCGGCGGCACGGCCCTGAACATCGCCGACGGTCTCGGGCCGCTGCCCGGCGAGACCGTGCTGGTCGTCGGCGCGGCCGGCGGGGTCGGCTCCTTCCTGACGCAACTCCTCGCCGCCTCCGGCGCCCGGGTCCTCACGGTCGCCCGGGCCGACGCCGCCGACCGGTTGCGCGCGTACGGCGCCGCGGAGAACTTCGACCGCGCCGCGGTGTCGGTCCCGGACGCGGTGGGCGCGGCATGCCCCGACGGGATCGGCGTCCTCGTCGACCTGGCCAGCGAGGCCCCGGCGTTCGCCGAGCTGGCGACGCTCGTGCGCGTCGGCGGTACGGCCCTGTCGACCCGCTACGCCGCCGACGTCGACGACCTGGCCGAGTACGGGATCAGCGGGATCAACTTCCGGGTCAACATGACGCCGGATCTGCTTGCGCGCCTGGCGGACGCCGTCGTGACGGGCCAGGTCGCGGGCCCGCCGATCCGGACGGTGCGGCTGGACGACGTACCGAGCCTGCTGGGCCGGCCCTCCGTCGGCGCGGCTGGGGACAAGATCGTCGTCCTCCCGGGTGGGTGA